A portion of the Kribbella jejuensis genome contains these proteins:
- a CDS encoding FUSC family protein, with amino-acid sequence MTVNVIHWSRDTPVPPARLLTAAVAMAVPVTYGVATDHLLQASFAALGALALASPRPAGSARLVGLGATGLVVTSAACLGALVGGHGWVAVAVVVGVAAVAAVVGGFNRWTADSTTRFITFLVMATGLGGADTWEVTRWFAAGVVWAIVLALFTAAPAPGPRATYPQLWRRWWGMMHRFDGWRYAVQLLPPLAIASVIGVYWHQQKSYWIALAVVIVVRRRGDSLLRATERCLGTCAGVLIGGALVLWVPPSWAIVAVVGVLAGLRPLLKERNYAAYATIMTPLVVLLMDLGRTPELSTVGYRLIDTVLGCLLAIIPTLLLRRRHVA; translated from the coding sequence ATGACCGTGAACGTCATCCACTGGTCCCGAGACACACCGGTCCCACCGGCCCGCTTGCTGACCGCAGCCGTTGCCATGGCCGTGCCAGTCACGTACGGCGTCGCCACCGACCACCTCCTGCAAGCCTCGTTCGCCGCCTTGGGTGCCCTCGCGCTCGCGAGTCCTCGACCAGCCGGCTCAGCGCGACTGGTCGGCCTTGGCGCGACGGGCTTGGTGGTGACGTCGGCGGCCTGTCTTGGCGCGCTTGTGGGTGGGCATGGCTGGGTGGCTGTGGCTGTGGTGGTAGGGGTCGCGGCGGTTGCTGCGGTGGTCGGTGGCTTCAACCGGTGGACGGCTGACTCCACCACACGGTTCATCACCTTCCTTGTGATGGCGACAGGATTGGGCGGTGCGGACACGTGGGAGGTCACCCGGTGGTTCGCGGCCGGCGTGGTGTGGGCGATCGTGCTCGCCCTGTTCACCGCGGCACCTGCGCCCGGTCCTAGAGCGACGTACCCCCAACTATGGCGACGGTGGTGGGGCATGATGCATCGGTTCGACGGTTGGCGGTACGCCGTACAACTCCTGCCACCGCTGGCGATCGCGTCCGTGATCGGCGTGTACTGGCACCAGCAGAAGTCGTACTGGATCGCCCTCGCGGTGGTGATCGTCGTCCGTCGCCGCGGCGACTCGTTGCTCCGGGCAACCGAACGTTGCCTCGGCACCTGCGCGGGCGTGCTGATCGGCGGCGCACTGGTGCTCTGGGTGCCACCGTCGTGGGCGATCGTCGCCGTGGTCGGCGTGCTGGCCGGCCTGCGCCCGCTCCTCAAGGAACGCAACTACGCCGCCTATGCCACGATCATGACTCCGCTCGTCGTGCTGCTGATGGACCTCGGCCGGACGCCGGAACTCTCGACCGTCGGGTACCGGCTGATCGACACCGTGCTCGGCTGTCTGCTCGCGATCATCCCTACCCTGCTGCTGAGGAGGCGACATGTGGCCTGA
- a CDS encoding MarR family winged helix-turn-helix transcriptional regulator has product MLGQLHRRGSLTASEIAAAERVQPQSLTRVLASLEEQGLISRQQDVADRRRNTIELTAAGRELLKEHMQSSDDWLADAISERLNPTEQAVLQLAAGILDQLLDG; this is encoded by the coding sequence GTGCTGGGACAGCTGCATCGGCGGGGCAGCCTGACGGCCAGTGAGATCGCGGCTGCCGAGCGGGTGCAGCCGCAGTCGCTCACGCGCGTGCTGGCGAGCCTTGAGGAGCAGGGCTTGATCAGCAGGCAGCAGGACGTCGCGGACCGGCGGCGGAACACGATTGAGCTCACGGCAGCCGGCCGTGAGCTGTTGAAAGAGCACATGCAGAGTTCGGACGACTGGCTGGCTGACGCGATCTCTGAGCGGCTCAATCCGACCGAGCAGGCTGTGTTGCAGCTGGCGGCCGGGATTCTGGATCAGCTGCTGGACGGTTGA
- a CDS encoding TrmH family RNA methyltransferase, giving the protein MVGPSEVGVGPWVGDWPDDPRLDPELLAHGDRRNVVDKYRYWKLEAIVADLDEQRNPFHVAIENWQHDLNIGSVVRTANAFLAAEVHIVGNRKWNRRGAMVTDRYQHVRHQPTLADLAVFAAENALPVIGIDNLPGSVPLETYELPKACVLLFGQEGPGLTDEAHRVCTSVLSIAQFGSTRSINASAAAAIAMHAWIRRHTFGQPSSS; this is encoded by the coding sequence ATGGTGGGGCCGAGCGAGGTCGGCGTCGGACCGTGGGTGGGCGATTGGCCCGACGATCCGCGGCTGGATCCCGAGCTGCTCGCGCACGGCGACCGGCGGAACGTGGTCGACAAGTACCGGTACTGGAAGCTCGAGGCGATCGTCGCGGACCTGGACGAGCAGCGGAACCCGTTCCACGTCGCGATCGAGAACTGGCAGCACGACCTGAACATCGGCTCGGTCGTCCGTACGGCGAACGCGTTCCTGGCCGCCGAGGTGCACATCGTCGGCAACCGCAAGTGGAACCGCCGGGGCGCCATGGTCACCGACCGCTACCAACATGTCCGCCACCAGCCAACTCTTGCCGACCTGGCTGTCTTTGCCGCCGAGAACGCCTTACCGGTCATCGGGATCGACAACCTGCCGGGCTCGGTGCCGCTGGAGACCTACGAACTACCGAAGGCTTGCGTCCTGCTCTTCGGTCAGGAGGGTCCTGGGCTGACGGACGAGGCCCACCGGGTCTGCACATCCGTCCTCTCGATCGCCCAGTTCGGCTCCACCCGCTCGATCAACGCTAGCGCCGCCGCAGCCATCGCCATGCACGCGTGGATCCGCCGGCACACCTTCGGTCAACCGTCCAGCAGCTGA
- a CDS encoding DedA family protein, which produces MLALAAMLMPSWMNPETLLHWLGDWALWGTLLVVFIECGLLFPILPGDSLLFAVGLFIAEGTIHVPLWLACVLLTVAAFAGNVSGYYIGRFLGTSLFKNPDARILKPKYIEQTHEFFERYGPRALVLARFVPIVRTFITIVAGAGRMDPKRFFVWTAIGAVIWAPGITLLGHALGNVEFIHKNLEAALVVLVLISLIPMVVEYFLARRRNRNAGNGDAPKHAAPKHSA; this is translated from the coding sequence GTGCTTGCTCTCGCCGCGATGCTGATGCCGTCCTGGATGAACCCGGAAACCCTGCTGCACTGGTTGGGTGACTGGGCGCTGTGGGGCACGCTCCTGGTGGTGTTCATCGAGTGCGGGTTGCTGTTCCCGATCCTGCCCGGTGATTCACTGCTGTTCGCGGTCGGCCTGTTCATCGCGGAGGGCACCATTCATGTCCCGCTGTGGCTCGCCTGTGTGCTACTGACGGTGGCGGCGTTCGCCGGCAACGTGTCCGGCTACTACATCGGGCGTTTCCTCGGTACGTCGTTGTTCAAGAACCCGGACGCCCGGATCCTGAAGCCGAAGTACATCGAGCAGACCCACGAGTTCTTCGAGCGGTACGGCCCGCGGGCGCTGGTGCTGGCGCGGTTCGTGCCGATCGTCCGGACGTTCATCACGATCGTGGCCGGCGCCGGCCGGATGGACCCGAAGAGGTTCTTCGTCTGGACCGCGATCGGTGCGGTGATCTGGGCGCCGGGCATCACACTGCTCGGGCACGCGCTCGGCAACGTCGAGTTCATCCACAAGAACCTCGAGGCCGCACTGGTCGTGCTGGTCCTCATCTCGCTGATCCCGATGGTGGTCGAGTACTTCCTCGCGCGCCGCCGCAACCGCAACGCCGGCAACGGCGACGCGCCGAAGCACGCCGCCCCGAAGCACTCGGCCTAG
- a CDS encoding AfsR/SARP family transcriptional regulator, producing MDSLRYGILGPLRLVHAQGQPLKAAKPRQLLATLLLHPNRFVSTDLIADALWENTPPRSATANIRTYVRALRGVLQDAGLPAPIDTSAAGYSIEVGVDELDASLFESLLAEGGHLRDQGDGRQAMQVLSRAYSLWRGRPLEDLPMPAAWEGSIGRLEAQHRGLVDSLLDLRLEYGDVSGAAVLLSARLQEDPYDEQLWRRLVDALVAAGRVGEARAAYAKAVQTLADELDIKPGPELEAAGARAENGRSANWPNPGVPADRTADRPGPSAPPGPMAAPELTDPVRPPSQLPLDLADFSGRQELLEQLRDLVCGRDPVRPPIAVISGAPGTGKTSLAVRLGHLVREHFPDGQIYLDMHGATHPRDPAAALTDLLLSLNLPDYAIPTDPERRSAMLRSELASRRVLIILDDVASAGQVTPLMPGTGASAVVVTSRNRLMDLAGADSTPLDTFDDHEAAALLSSVAGAGRIDPSSPEAEEILTACANLPLAIRIVGSRLAQRPDLSARELARRLRDETSRLDELSIGELAVRSSADLSYGALSPEEARLYRLIGHFAVGVFSARALEAVASPAAVRRSLDRLIEVNLVRISSVDDRGTARYRVHDLLRLHALGVGTAEQQAQAVRDVETVVDAILNKIRRANNALSFEYFGVLEHTGPLTAPDPAPFTETDAIAWFDSERSTFVPAIRAAAQNGLHEHAWRIAAAWGPYLDLRAGFDDWNSSHQQGLLSAIACGNRHGEAIMHRNLGQLAVYQDDWDTARKHLDAAARIFAEVGDRLGEGVAAVGLGTWLRERGERDAGLAMYEKAIEAFVEAGNANAEALARTAAANVYLGRGDLETARQYLAQAFLIAVRRADAHREAKVRRRIAALRVHQGRHDEAVRQLRKALAIFDGMGDDHCAAYTRALLGRALMERGEVAASRKTLLDAIDIGHRLGDRSVEGEAAQYLGELYLSTGNLDNARRTLERAARVWQQAGNDSAAAECRRLLVGSDVGAATG from the coding sequence CGCCGCGGGCTACAGCATCGAAGTGGGTGTCGACGAGCTCGACGCCAGCCTGTTCGAGTCGCTGCTGGCCGAGGGCGGCCACCTCCGCGACCAGGGCGACGGCCGCCAGGCGATGCAGGTCCTGTCCCGGGCGTATTCGCTGTGGCGCGGCCGTCCGCTGGAGGACCTGCCGATGCCGGCCGCGTGGGAGGGCTCCATCGGCCGGCTCGAGGCACAACACCGCGGTCTCGTGGACAGCCTCCTGGACCTCCGGCTCGAGTACGGCGACGTCAGTGGTGCCGCCGTACTGCTGAGTGCACGTCTGCAAGAGGACCCGTACGACGAGCAGCTGTGGCGCCGCCTGGTCGATGCACTCGTGGCAGCGGGACGCGTGGGCGAGGCGCGGGCGGCGTACGCGAAGGCCGTTCAGACGCTCGCTGACGAGCTGGACATCAAACCGGGCCCGGAGCTGGAGGCGGCCGGCGCCCGCGCCGAGAACGGCCGCTCGGCCAACTGGCCGAACCCAGGCGTGCCGGCAGACCGTACGGCGGACCGCCCGGGCCCCAGCGCTCCACCCGGACCAATGGCCGCGCCGGAGCTGACCGACCCGGTCAGGCCGCCCAGCCAGCTACCGCTTGACCTGGCTGACTTCAGCGGACGGCAGGAGCTCCTGGAGCAACTGCGAGACCTGGTCTGCGGCCGTGACCCGGTCCGGCCGCCGATCGCAGTCATCTCAGGCGCACCTGGTACCGGCAAGACCTCGCTGGCGGTACGGCTCGGGCACCTGGTCCGGGAGCACTTCCCGGACGGTCAGATCTATCTGGACATGCACGGAGCGACCCACCCGCGGGACCCCGCCGCTGCGCTCACCGACCTGCTGCTCAGCCTCAACCTGCCCGACTACGCGATCCCCACGGACCCGGAGCGCCGCTCCGCGATGCTGCGGTCCGAGCTGGCCAGCCGTCGGGTGCTGATCATCCTCGACGACGTGGCCAGTGCCGGCCAGGTGACCCCGCTGATGCCTGGTACCGGTGCGTCGGCCGTGGTGGTGACGAGCCGCAACCGGCTGATGGACCTGGCCGGAGCGGACAGTACGCCGCTGGACACGTTCGACGACCACGAGGCGGCCGCGCTGCTGTCGTCGGTCGCCGGCGCCGGACGGATCGACCCGTCGTCACCGGAGGCCGAGGAGATCCTGACCGCCTGCGCGAACCTCCCGCTGGCGATCCGGATCGTCGGTAGCCGATTGGCGCAGCGACCCGACCTGAGCGCCCGGGAGCTTGCGCGGCGGCTGCGCGACGAGACGTCCCGGCTGGACGAGTTGAGCATCGGCGAGCTCGCCGTCCGGTCCAGTGCGGACCTGAGCTACGGCGCGTTGAGCCCCGAAGAGGCCCGGCTGTACCGGCTGATCGGGCACTTCGCGGTCGGCGTCTTCTCGGCGCGAGCGCTCGAGGCCGTCGCGTCACCGGCCGCCGTACGGCGCAGTCTGGACCGGCTGATCGAGGTCAACCTGGTCCGGATCAGCTCGGTCGACGACCGCGGTACGGCGCGGTACCGGGTGCACGACCTGCTCCGGCTGCACGCGCTCGGTGTCGGTACCGCGGAGCAGCAGGCGCAGGCGGTCCGGGACGTGGAAACGGTCGTCGACGCGATCCTGAACAAGATCCGGCGCGCCAACAACGCCTTGTCCTTCGAGTACTTCGGTGTCCTCGAGCACACCGGTCCGCTGACCGCGCCGGACCCGGCACCGTTCACCGAGACGGACGCGATCGCCTGGTTCGACAGCGAGCGCAGTACGTTCGTGCCGGCCATCCGCGCCGCGGCGCAGAACGGCCTGCACGAGCACGCCTGGCGGATCGCCGCCGCCTGGGGTCCGTACCTGGACCTCCGCGCCGGCTTCGACGACTGGAACAGCTCGCACCAGCAGGGCCTGCTGAGCGCGATCGCCTGCGGGAACCGGCACGGCGAGGCGATCATGCACCGCAACCTCGGCCAGCTCGCGGTCTACCAGGACGACTGGGACACCGCGCGCAAGCACCTCGACGCGGCCGCGCGGATCTTCGCCGAGGTCGGCGACCGGCTCGGTGAAGGTGTCGCCGCCGTCGGCCTCGGTACCTGGCTGCGCGAACGCGGTGAGCGCGATGCGGGCCTCGCGATGTACGAGAAGGCGATCGAGGCGTTCGTCGAGGCCGGCAACGCGAACGCCGAGGCACTCGCCCGGACCGCGGCCGCCAACGTCTACCTGGGCCGTGGAGACCTGGAGACTGCCCGGCAGTACCTCGCCCAGGCGTTCCTGATCGCCGTACGACGGGCCGACGCCCACCGGGAGGCCAAGGTACGGCGACGGATCGCCGCGCTCCGGGTACACCAAGGGCGGCACGACGAGGCGGTACGGCAGCTACGCAAGGCGTTGGCGATCTTCGACGGGATGGGCGACGACCACTGCGCTGCGTACACCCGGGCGCTGCTCGGGCGGGCGCTGATGGAGCGCGGCGAGGTCGCAGCGTCCCGGAAGACGCTGCTGGACGCGATCGACATCGGCCACCGGCTGGGGGACCGGAGCGTGGAGGGGGAGGCGGCGCAGTACCTCGGCGAGCTCTACCTGTCGACGGGGAACCTGGACAACGCCCGCCGTACCCTCGAACGCGCCGCGCGCGTGTGGCAGCAGGCCGGGAACGACTCCGCCGCCGCTGAGTGCCGCCGGCTGCTCGTCGGATCCGACGTCGGCGCTGCGACCGGTTGA